A single Uloborus diversus isolate 005 chromosome 7, Udiv.v.3.1, whole genome shotgun sequence DNA region contains:
- the LOC129226901 gene encoding uncharacterized protein LOC129226901, producing MRNLADQKVSENFLKTLWLQRLPLNMRSILSVSNDDLNKLATMTDKIWGLRLPNNYNLASVSQANESMVTLESLQKQITDLWIQVKNLSKRGRSSARRQYSGKAHSKSGSRKLTDKHGILNFHLKFGDKAYKCLQSCSMSLQQQRESPDVQEN from the coding sequence ATGAGAAACCTTGCCGACCAAAAGGttagtgaaaattttctaaaaaccttGTGGCTGCAACGCCTCCCATTGAACATGCGCAGCATTCTATCAGTCAGCAatgatgatttaaataaattgGCCACCATGACTGATAAAATTTGGGGCCTCCGATTACCCAATAATTACAATTTGGCTTCCGTGTCACAGGCTAATGAGTCGATGGTTACTTTGGAATCCCTCCAAAAACAGATAACGGATCTTTGGATACAGGtgaaaaatttaagcaaaagaGGACGTTCCTCAGCACGTCGTCAGTATAGTGGGAAGGCCCACAGCAAATCTGGCAGCCGCAAACTCACCGATAAGCACGGAATATTAaactttcatttaaagtttggAGATAAAGCGTATAAATGCCTACAATCATGCAGTATGTCTCTTCAACAGCAGCGTGAGAGCCCCGACGTGCAGGAAAACTAA